The window TTATTGGCTGGAAGCGTTTAAGCGTTTCGCCAATAATACTCTCGGCTTAGACGAGCTGTCTACAATTATTGCCCAAAACAAAAAGATTACCGAAGGTATGTCGATATTGAAATAACTAGATTAACTCGCCTCCCCAGAGGTATTCTAAAAACTCCTTCCAAGGAAGAATTTCAATTTTGTCTTCAGTATTGCGCCTTTGCGTGCAGGTGCATACGAGAATATATTTTTTTAAAATCCCTTCCTCTTTTAGGGCGCGGAGGCCTTTTAAATGTTTTGGCGAGGGGTTGGGGGTGGCTTTGACTTCAATAGCAACGGAGTCTCCAACCAAAAGGCCTACCTCAAACTGTGATGTCGAGCGCCAGTAGTGTAAGGCTAAATTCTTGCGAGAATAAGCTAGATAACTTCGCACCTCAAGGATTATAAAATGCTCGAAGGCATCGCCAAAAAGTTTGCTACCCATTTCTACCTTATCAATTTTTGCTAAGTGGCGCATAACTCCGAGATCAAATAAGAAGTGTTTTGCCCGAGAAATGGATTTTCTTTTAGCAGTCTTGGTAAAGCCCGGCAGGCGAAAACCAATTAAAGTATCTTCGAGAATCGAAAAGTAATTTTTTAATGTGCTGGGGCTTACTTGTAAGTCAGCGGCAAAGGATTCGTAATTTATCTCCTGGCCATTGGCAAGGGCACAGGCGTCCAAAAATTCAACAAAAGCAGTGATATTGCGCGTTACTGCCTCTGCTTTAATTTCTTCTCTTAGGTAGGTATCTACATACGCCGCAAGATCCTCATCCGGCGCAGAGCTGTCGTAAATCTGCGGAATGCCGCCATGATTTATAAGTCTTAAAAGATCAAAGTTTTCTATCTCCGCTGAAACCAAAGGAAAAAGTTTTGCTTCCCTGGCTCGACCAGCAAGTAGATTAGCACCGCCGTGCTTTAGTTTGCGCGCGCTAGAGCCAGTTAGCAAAAAAGTGATATTTCTCTTTTGAATGAGCCTCTGCACCTCGTCGAGAATAATGGGTAACTTCTGAACTTCGTCTATAACC is drawn from Deltaproteobacteria bacterium and contains these coding sequences:
- a CDS encoding ATP-binding protein, whose translation is MHSRLLNLAELLSKRSHFLFGPRATGKTTLVEQTLKDALVIDLLHARTFSTLVRDPSVLAELITSDRQIVVIDEVQKLPIILDEVQRLIQKRNITFLLTGSSARKLKHGGANLLAGRAREAKLFPLVSAEIENFDLLRLINHGGIPQIYDSSAPDEDLAAYVDTYLREEIKAEAVTRNITAFVEFLDACALANGQEINYESFAADLQVSPSTLKNYFSILEDTLIGFRLPGFTKTAKRKSISRAKHFLFDLGVMRHLAKIDKVEMGSKLFGDAFEHFIILEVRSYLAYSRKNLALHYWRSTSQFEVGLLVGDSVAIEVKATPNPSPKHLKGLRALKEEGILKKYILVCTCTQRRNTEDKIEILPWKEFLEYLWGGELI